Sequence from the Clostridium saccharobutylicum DSM 13864 genome:
AAAGAAATTTCATAGAAATTTTTAATATATTTTTTAAAAATCCAATTCTACTGAATTTTATCCTTAATTATTCATTCTTAATCATTCATCCTAAATTAATATTATAGGAGGCTATATAATGGCAAATTACGGAACTAAAATCGATAAAAAATGGCAAAAGATATGGGGAGAAAATGAAACTTATAAGTTTAATCCTGAAAACTTAGATAAGAAACTTTATACTCTTGAAATGTTCTCTTATCCTTCAGGTGCTCAATTACATGCTGGTCACTGGTTTAACTATGGTCCAACAGACTCATGGGCGAGACTTAAGAGAATGCAAGGATATAATGTTTTCCAACCTATGGGTTTTGATGCTTTTGGATTACCTGCTGAAAACTATGCTATTAAAACAGGTATACATCCACAAGACTCTACTTTAAAGAATATTGAAACAATGGAAAAACAATTAAAATCAATGGGTGCTATGTTCAACTGGGAAAATGAAGTTGTTACTTGCCTTCCTGATTACTACAAATGGACTCAATGGTTATTTTTAAAACTTTATGAAAAAGGTTTAGCTTATAGAAAAAAAGCTCCTGTAAATTGGTGTCCATCTTGTAACACTGTTTTAGCTAATGAACAAGTTGTTGACGGAGTATGTGAAAGATGCAGTACTGAAGTTGTAAAAAAGGACTTAACTCAATGGTTCTTTAAAATAACTGATTATGCTGATGAATTACTTGATAAATTAGATGGATTAGATTGGCCTGAAAAGACTAAATCTATGCAAAAGCATTGGATTGGTAGATCATATGGTGCTGAAGTTACTTTTAAAGTTAAAGATTCAAAGTTAGATTTTAATGTATTTACTACAAGAGTTGATACACTAAACGGTGTTACATATGTAGTTTTAGCTCCTGAAAATAAATTAGTTGATGAGTTAACATTACCAGAATACAAAGATGCAGTTGAAGAATATAAAGAAGCTGCTTCTAAGCAATCTGAAATTGAAAGACAATCTGTTTCAAAAGAAAAAACAGGAATCTTCACTGGTTCTTACGCTATAAATCCTATTAATGGTAAGGAAGTTCCTATTTGGATTTCTGATTATGTATTATCTACATATGGTACTGGTTGCGTTATGGCAGTTCCAGCTCATGATGAAAGAGACTTTGCCTTTGCAACTAAATTCAATTTACCAATTGAAAGAGTTATAACTGATAAAGATAATAGTGATCCAGAACTTCCTTATTGTGAATACGGAGTACTTGTTAATTCAGGAAAATTTGATGGATTAACAACAGACGAAGCTAAAAAGAAAATTGTTGAAGAATTAGAAAAAGATAAATTAGGTTCAATGAAGGTAAACTTCAGATTAAGAGACTGGTTAGTTTCAAGACAAAGATATTGGGGTGCTCCAATTCCAGTTATATATTGTGATGATTGTGGAATAGTTCCAGTCCCAGAAAAGGATCTTCCAGTTAAACTTCCATACGATGTTGAATTCACTCCAGATGGTAAATCACCATTAAGTAAATCTGAAGAATTCATAAATACAACTTGTCCTATTTGTGGAGGTCATGCAAAAAGAGAAGCTGACACTTTAGATACATTTGTATGTTCATCTTGGTATTACTTAAGATATGCAGATAATAAAAACGAAGATGCACCATTTGATCCTGAGAAAATCAACAAGATACTTCCTGTAGATAAATATGTTGGTGGACCTGAGCATGCTTGTATGCATTTATTATATGCAAGATTTATAACAAAAGCTTTAAGAGATATGGGATACTTAAACTTTGGTGAACCGTTCTTAAGCTTAACTCATCAAGGATTAATCTTAGGACCAGATGGACTTAAAATGAGTAAATCAAAAGGAAATACAATTTCTCCAGACGATTACATCAAAGAATATGGTGCTGATGTATTTAGAATGTACTTAATGTTTGGATTCGGCTATACTGAAGGTGGAGCTTGGAATGATGATGGTATAAAATCTGTCGGAAAATTTGTAGATAGAATTGAAAGAACTTTAGAAACTTGCATAAACTTATTCTCATCTAATGAGAATACTAAAGATTCTATTGACTCGGCTGAAAAAGAGTTAAACTTCTGGAAACATACAGCTATAAAAGGTGTCACTGAAGATGGAAACAAAATGCAATTTAATACTGCAATCGCAAGACTTATGGAATTCGTTAATGCACTAAATAAATATCTTCAAGAAGATATTAAAAATGTAAGTTTCTTAAAAGAGACTATAACTGATTTCTTAAAATTACTTGCACCATTTGCACCTCACTTTGCTGAAGAACAATGGAGTTTACTTGGAAATACTTCAACAATCTTTAATGAAAGATTACCAGAATTCGATCCTTCTGCTCTAGTTAAAGATGAAGTTGAAATTGCTATCCAAATCAATGGTAAAATAAAAGCTAAAATCAATATTCCTTCAAATTTAGATGAAGATGGTATAAAGAAAGCTTCTTTAGAAAATAAAACTGTTCAAGAAAATACTGAAGGCAAAAATATAATTAAAGTGATTGTTATTAAAGGAAGACTTGTTAATATAGTTGTTAAGTAAAATTTACAATTTATTATAAATTAGTTCTATAAATTTAAAAAGACAGTAGAGTTTTAATATGATGGTCCTGGTTTTGAAAACAATGAACTTTCTAATATATTCGAAAGATTCTATAAAGGAACAAAAGAAAATTATGGACTTGGATTATCCATTAGTAAAAATATTATTGAAAAATTAAACGGACAAATCACTGCTATCAATTTAAATTCTGGTGCTTCCTTTATAATCTAAATACCAATAAGCACCAATATATAAATATAATAAAAGCATGCTTTTATTGGCAAAACTTTATAATCTCTGTATAGCCAAAAAGAGGATTCATAAATTTGAATCCTCTTTTTTACATTAACTAATATCACATTAATCTTAATAAGGGTAATTTCTATATATAAATCTTAATTTATTCATCTAAATTAATGCTCCATCATTTCCTAAAGCATACCCATCAATTACTGTGTCACTTGCCATAGTTCCATTAGAATTGAAGTAATACCACTTGCTATCTATTATTTGCCAGCCTGTCTTCATAACTCCTAAGGCACCATAGTCACTGCCATCACATAAGTAATACCAGTTTCCATCTGTATCTTTAAGCCAACCTGTTGTTAGCTTTCCATTGGCATCTAAATGGAACCATTGTCCTACTGTATCTTGTCCGTCGTATGTCCATTCTCCATTTTCTGATTTATGCCAGCCTTTTTCCATAGTTCCATCATTCTTTATGAAATACCAGCTGCCATTATCAAATTTCCATCCAGCTTTGACTTTAGTATTTTCATTCAATTTTACAATTGTAAAATCACTGAATTTAGGTGTTCTGAATTTAAGTCCATAAACTCCATTTCCATAATCTACAACTGCTCCTTTTTCAAGTACCTTTTCTCCATCACTATGCTCAATGAATATTCCAAGATCATTTAAAAATGCTTGTCTTTGTGCTGGATCAGTTGGGAGATTAATTCCTGTTAATGGCAATGTAATATCTACAGGTCTTTGACCAATATTTGTTTCTATTGTCATTGGTGTTCCTAAAACTTGTACTCCGTCATTTCCTGCTACTGCTTTCACTGCAGCTTCCTTATCTGCTGTTGTCTTAATTCCTGCCTGCTTTACTTCATCTTTTATTGGAACAACTCTAAAATATAAATCTCCATTTAATTGTCCGCTTGCAGCTACGTCTTGCACCCCTTCTTTTGGAATAGAAACTATAGCACCATTTGTTTCTATTTCTAGATTTACATTTCCACTTGAAAGTGCAGATAATGTATCATTCGGAATATTAACTTGTGTCTCTAATACTGCTGAATCTGAATCTGCTGCAACTATTCTTGCTGTGTCCTTTCCTTGGCTTGCTAATGCTGATATTGTTTCTCTTGCCTTATCAGCTGTATAAGTTACTTTGTCAGTCTTAGTTCCATTACTTGCTGCAGTTTGTTCAATTACAGTTTGTGAAATTGTATTATGACTTGTTCCATCTGTAACATTTACTGCAATTTGCTTTGTTGAACTCGTGTTACTAGTTGCCGAGCTATTTGAATGCTTGTGACTTGATGAATGTGAATTATTGTCTGATGTATTTCTTAAAATCTTTCCAACTTTATTATTAAAGGAAACATCCTCATATTCAGCACGTACACCTATATATTTGTTTACATCTCCACTTGTCAATTTATAAGTTTTTCCTGTTCCTATTTCATGACTAAATTCTGAATTTGAATTATCTAATCTATACCATTTATATGTTACAGTTGCACTTGTTGTAAATGCATTTCCATCTTCACCTATAAGCTGTGAGGTTAATATATCTCCAACTTTTGGTGTTCCTTCAATTCTTACTCCTGATGGTACTCCTATAGTATTAGTATTTGCTGCACCAACAATTACATTAGCACTTGCTTGTAAGTTATTTGGATTTGTCACTCCATCTGGTAATTCAAATTCTCCTACAAATCTATATGTTCCTGCTCTGTCTCCATCATAGTTTGCACCATCATAATCCCAGCTTACTGCTGCACTTGTTGTTGTATTATTACTTAAGTCTATAGTTACTGTTTCTGGTAAATTTATGTCACTTCTTTCTGTTCCATTGTCTACAGTTATATTATCTAATGATTCTACACTTTCCACTGTTACTGCTGCTGGCGTTGTTCCATTTTCAGCTGTTCTAACATTAACAGCTACACTTGCTTTTAAATTAGTCGGATTTGTTATTCCATCTGGTAATCTTAATCTTCCTGTAAATATATATGTTCCTGCTCTATCTCCATTATATTCAGGAGTTGCATCTTCCCATCTTACCTGTGCACTTGTTGTTGTTGAATCACTTAAAGTTACATCAACTGTATCTGGTAAATCTATGTCACTTCT
This genomic interval carries:
- the leuS gene encoding leucine--tRNA ligase, with translation MANYGTKIDKKWQKIWGENETYKFNPENLDKKLYTLEMFSYPSGAQLHAGHWFNYGPTDSWARLKRMQGYNVFQPMGFDAFGLPAENYAIKTGIHPQDSTLKNIETMEKQLKSMGAMFNWENEVVTCLPDYYKWTQWLFLKLYEKGLAYRKKAPVNWCPSCNTVLANEQVVDGVCERCSTEVVKKDLTQWFFKITDYADELLDKLDGLDWPEKTKSMQKHWIGRSYGAEVTFKVKDSKLDFNVFTTRVDTLNGVTYVVLAPENKLVDELTLPEYKDAVEEYKEAASKQSEIERQSVSKEKTGIFTGSYAINPINGKEVPIWISDYVLSTYGTGCVMAVPAHDERDFAFATKFNLPIERVITDKDNSDPELPYCEYGVLVNSGKFDGLTTDEAKKKIVEELEKDKLGSMKVNFRLRDWLVSRQRYWGAPIPVIYCDDCGIVPVPEKDLPVKLPYDVEFTPDGKSPLSKSEEFINTTCPICGGHAKREADTLDTFVCSSWYYLRYADNKNEDAPFDPEKINKILPVDKYVGGPEHACMHLLYARFITKALRDMGYLNFGEPFLSLTHQGLILGPDGLKMSKSKGNTISPDDYIKEYGADVFRMYLMFGFGYTEGGAWNDDGIKSVGKFVDRIERTLETCINLFSSNENTKDSIDSAEKELNFWKHTAIKGVTEDGNKMQFNTAIARLMEFVNALNKYLQEDIKNVSFLKETITDFLKLLAPFAPHFAEEQWSLLGNTSTIFNERLPEFDPSALVKDEVEIAIQINGKIKAKINIPSNLDEDGIKKASLENKTVQENTEGKNIIKVIVIKGRLVNIVVK